A single region of the Nitrospirota bacterium genome encodes:
- a CDS encoding BppU family phage baseplate upper protein, which yields MSSTYQFVAGDTGSKLKVTCKNDADNSIIDLTGATVKLKWKDSGGALQTKTMTVLTPATNGQAEYQFASGELFAGTMNFEVEITDAGSKVIRCLDLIIGKVRELL from the coding sequence ATGTCGTCAACGTATCAGTTCGTTGCCGGTGATACCGGCTCAAAGCTCAAGGTTACATGCAAAAATGATGCGGATAACTCCATTATTGACCTCACCGGCGCAACGGTGAAACTGAAATGGAAGGACTCCGGAGGGGCGTTACAGACAAAGACAATGACAGTGTTAACACCGGCTACAAATGGGCAGGCTGAATATCAGTTTGCATCAGGAGAACTGTTTGCGGGAACCATGAACTTTGAAGTGGAGATAACGGATGCAGGTAGCAAGGTGATTAGGTGCCTTGACCTCATAATAGGGAAAGTAAGGGAATTGCTATAA
- a CDS encoding phage portal protein: MSRRGYSAAILNRLTSDWVTSSKSANEEIRYSLRILRARSRELAMNNDYARKFLKMCVVNVVGPSGIALQNKARDINGNLDKIANDKIEEAFSDWGKKENADVTGRLSWLDMQRLFIETVARDGEILIRKIKGANLNKYAFSLQLIEADHLDENHNKTLENGNRIITGVEVNAQGKPLAYHLFTRHPGDNSYGYDGKLYERVPSDEICHAFITERPGQVRGVPWMHTAMTRLNMLGAYEEAELVAARVSAAKMGFFTSPSGDEYVGDDKDSSGNVISEATPGSFEQLPQGVNFQSFDPQHPSNAFPFFMKTMLRGIASGLGVSYNSMASDLEGVNYSSIRAGTIEERDLWRIIQTWMTENFCNNIFSDWLLMTLGKGAISLPPSKYEKFNAPVWNVRGWQWIDPLKDIKANIDAVTFGLKTRTQIASEQGYDLEDIYEQLQEEQKLASQYGLDFILPNTQYAEGIDNAKN, translated from the coding sequence ATGTCACGTCGTGGATATAGTGCCGCAATTCTGAATAGACTGACCTCTGATTGGGTTACATCGTCCAAGAGCGCCAACGAGGAAATAAGATATTCCCTGAGAATATTGAGGGCGCGAAGTCGTGAGTTGGCCATGAATAATGACTATGCTCGGAAATTCTTGAAGATGTGTGTTGTGAATGTGGTAGGTCCATCCGGTATTGCGCTCCAGAATAAAGCAAGGGACATCAATGGCAATTTAGACAAGATTGCAAACGATAAAATAGAAGAAGCGTTTTCTGATTGGGGAAAGAAAGAAAATGCTGACGTAACAGGTAGATTATCCTGGCTCGATATGCAGAGACTATTTATTGAGACTGTTGCGAGGGATGGAGAAATACTTATACGGAAAATCAAAGGGGCGAATCTCAATAAATATGCCTTCTCCCTGCAGCTCATCGAAGCGGATCATCTTGATGAAAATCATAATAAGACTCTTGAAAACGGCAACAGAATAATTACGGGGGTTGAGGTTAATGCGCAAGGGAAGCCTTTAGCCTATCATCTGTTTACCCGTCATCCAGGCGATAATTCATACGGATACGATGGCAAGTTATATGAACGTGTTCCCTCAGATGAGATTTGCCATGCCTTCATCACAGAGCGCCCCGGACAAGTAAGGGGTGTGCCCTGGATGCACACAGCCATGACCAGACTCAATATGCTGGGAGCCTATGAGGAGGCAGAGCTTGTTGCGGCGAGGGTAAGCGCTGCAAAGATGGGATTTTTTACATCCCCTTCCGGCGATGAATATGTCGGTGATGATAAAGATTCCAGCGGGAATGTCATATCCGAAGCAACGCCTGGAAGCTTTGAGCAGTTACCGCAGGGCGTTAACTTTCAATCGTTTGACCCTCAACATCCCTCAAACGCTTTCCCATTTTTCATGAAGACGATGTTAAGAGGCATAGCAAGCGGCCTTGGAGTCTCTTATAACTCGATGGCCTCAGACCTTGAGGGGGTGAATTATTCAAGCATACGGGCCGGTACTATTGAAGAAAGGGACCTCTGGAGGATTATACAAACCTGGATGACTGAAAATTTCTGCAATAATATTTTCTCGGATTGGCTGCTCATGACCCTCGGCAAAGGGGCAATCTCATTGCCGCCGTCCAAATATGAGAAATTTAACGCTCCTGTATGGAATGTACGGGGGTGGCAATGGATAGATCCACTGAAAGATATTAAGGCCAACATTGATGCGGTAACCTTCGGGCTCAAAACCAGGACACAGATAGCGTCTGAGCAAGGCTACGATCTCGAAGATATATATGAGCAACTACAAGAAGAGCAGAAACTTGCGTCTCAGTATGGCCTTGATTTTATCTTACCAAATACACAATACGCGGAGGGGATAGACAATGCGAAAAATTAA
- a CDS encoding phage major capsid protein, giving the protein MRKIKTGKLYRTIELQREMMNKDDRTIDLSFSSEASVDRWFGTEILDHGPQSVRLGRLNGGGPLLLDHSTEKQIGIVDKAVIGADRNGRAVVRFGKSALAEEVYNDVLDGIRRNVSVGYQIHNMILEEEKEGVATYRATDWEPLEISIVPIPADTTVGIGRSGEGEHETTIRERKGRVMKCEHCKRDLQEGVACDCRKTSPHAHVDVEGIQAKARKEEQERVREILALGEQHKCPELARKHVNEGTSLDDFRKVMIDTVYSKVHVSDTHNPEIGMNDREKRGYSLVKAIREMSEGMSVSGLEKEASDATAKICKRDPRGFFIPQDVLNISKRAMQVADATKGGFLVGTDVLGGSMIEMLRNRPKVAQLGARTLSGLVGNVAIPRVTGGATAYWLPETGTVTASDQAFGQLGLIPHRLVGNTAYTKELLMQASVDVEAFVREDLMTVLSIEKDRATINGLGSSGEPLGILNTSGILTVTFGAAATWAKLVDFETQVANANADVGSMAYLTTPASRGKWKGIVRSTYNTKFLWDDDGRVNGYRAEVTKQVPSDKVIFGNWADVVFAEWAGIDVVVDPYSLKKQGQIEITITLYSDIGIRHAVSFCVSTDSGAQ; this is encoded by the coding sequence ATGCGAAAAATTAAGACAGGGAAATTATACAGGACAATTGAGCTTCAAAGGGAAATGATGAATAAAGATGACAGGACTATTGATTTGTCCTTCAGTTCGGAAGCGTCCGTGGATAGATGGTTTGGAACTGAAATACTGGATCACGGTCCGCAATCAGTTAGGCTTGGACGTCTGAACGGTGGCGGGCCGTTATTGTTGGATCATAGTACAGAAAAACAGATAGGTATCGTTGATAAGGCTGTAATCGGGGCAGACCGAAACGGTCGGGCTGTCGTGCGCTTTGGGAAAAGCGCATTGGCTGAGGAAGTCTACAACGATGTTCTCGACGGAATCAGGCGTAATGTGTCTGTGGGATACCAGATACATAACATGATTTTAGAAGAGGAAAAAGAAGGTGTTGCCACCTATCGGGCAACAGACTGGGAACCGCTTGAGATTAGTATAGTCCCGATACCGGCAGATACAACTGTAGGGATAGGGAGAAGCGGAGAGGGTGAACACGAAACAACAATCAGAGAAAGGAAGGGACGAGTTATGAAGTGTGAACACTGTAAACGAGATTTGCAGGAAGGGGTTGCCTGCGATTGTAGAAAGACATCACCCCATGCGCATGTGGATGTAGAGGGTATTCAGGCCAAAGCAAGAAAAGAAGAGCAGGAGAGGGTAAGGGAAATTCTGGCGCTTGGCGAGCAGCACAAATGCCCGGAACTTGCAAGAAAGCACGTTAATGAGGGTACATCTCTTGATGATTTCAGGAAGGTCATGATTGATACAGTCTATTCCAAGGTGCATGTATCGGATACGCATAATCCTGAAATCGGGATGAATGATAGGGAGAAAAGAGGTTATAGCCTTGTTAAGGCAATTCGTGAAATGTCAGAGGGAATGTCAGTAAGCGGTCTTGAAAAAGAGGCATCCGATGCAACGGCAAAAATCTGCAAGCGTGATCCCCGTGGCTTCTTTATTCCACAGGATGTTCTTAATATTTCAAAGCGTGCCATGCAGGTAGCGGATGCAACAAAAGGCGGATTCCTTGTAGGAACAGATGTCCTGGGAGGATCAATGATTGAGATGTTGCGGAATAGGCCCAAAGTGGCACAGCTTGGAGCAAGGACACTGTCGGGGCTGGTCGGTAACGTTGCAATCCCACGGGTAACCGGAGGCGCAACAGCGTATTGGCTGCCTGAGACCGGCACAGTGACTGCATCAGATCAGGCATTCGGTCAGCTTGGCCTAATACCTCATAGGCTGGTGGGGAACACCGCATACACAAAAGAACTCCTGATGCAGGCATCGGTGGATGTTGAGGCATTTGTAAGAGAAGACTTAATGACAGTCCTCTCAATTGAAAAGGACCGTGCGACTATAAACGGCCTCGGTTCAAGCGGAGAACCCCTTGGAATACTAAATACCAGCGGCATCCTGACTGTCACGTTTGGCGCGGCGGCCACATGGGCTAAGCTTGTGGATTTTGAGACACAGGTGGCAAATGCAAACGCCGACGTGGGTTCGATGGCATATCTCACCACGCCTGCATCCCGCGGCAAATGGAAAGGCATTGTAAGGAGTACTTACAATACCAAATTCCTGTGGGATGACGACGGACGCGTAAACGGCTACAGGGCAGAAGTGACTAAACAGGTGCCCTCAGATAAAGTAATATTCGGTAACTGGGCCGACGTTGTATTTGCTGAATGGGCCGGAATAGATGTGGTGGTTGATCCCTATTCCCTCAAGAAACAGGGGCAGATAGAGATTACCATAACCCTGTACAGCGACATCGGAATACGGCATGCTGTGAGCTTCTGTGTATCAACTGATTCAGGAGCGCAGTAA